AAGAAGCCTCCCTCCTGGGGCGCCGTCACGGCCACCACGCGCACCGGCACCGCCCCCAGAAAGATCACCTGACCTACCGGGTCTTCTTCGGCCCCGAACAATGCCTTGCGCGTGTTCGGGTCGATCACGGCCTCCTGCGTCTGCTTGCGCACGCTGTCGGCATCAAAGGCCTGCCCCTGGGCAATCGTGTAGCCCTTCACCCTGAAGAACTGATCACCCACGCCGGTCACGTTGGCCGTGGCCTCGGTGTTGCCACGGCGCAAGGTGACGCTGGTGCTGACGCTGGGCGACACACTGTCCACATAGGGCAAAGACGCCAGGGCATCGGCATCGGCCGGCACGAGCGTGCGGATGCGTCCGGCCTGGCGATCGCCGAAGTTCCGGCCCGGGAAGATGTCGATGGTGTTGGTGCCCATGGCGCTGATGTCCTTGAGCACCTTCTGGCGCGAGCCCTCGCCCAGCGCCACCATGGAGACCACCGAGGCGATGCCGATGATGATGCCCAGCATCGTCAGCAAGGTGCGCAGGCGATGGCCACCCATGGCCCGCCAGGCCATGGCAAAAGCCTCGGTGAATCGATCCCATCGGCTGCGCCAGGGCGACACCTGCGCCGCAGGCTTACCCGACCGGCGTGCGGTGGCGGTGAGCGCCACCGACTCGGCATCGCCATCCACCGTGTCTTGCCGCCGATCGGCCACCACCTGACCGTCGGCAATCTCGATCACGCGCTGGGCGTGCTGCGCCACTTTGGGATCATGGGTCACCAGGATCACGGTGTGCCCCTCGGCGTGCAGCTCCTGCAGGATGCGCATCACCTCGGCGCCGCTGGCGCTGTCCAGTGCGCCGGTGGGCTCATCGGCCAGGATCACGTCACCGCCATTCATCAGCGCCCGCGCGATGCTCACGCGCTGCTGCTGGCCACCAGACAGCTGACCTGGCTTGTTGCCCAGCTTGTCGCTCAAGCCCAGACGCCCCAGCAAAGCGGCGGCGCGCTCTCGGCGCTGCACAGCGTGCAGCCCCGCATAGATGGCCGGGATCTCGGCATTGGCTGCGGCGCTCAGGCTGCCCAGCAGGTGGTAGCGCTGAAAGATGAAGCCGAAATGTTCTCGGCGCAGACGGGCCAGGTCATCGGGCGCCATCTCGGCGGTGAGCTGACCCGCCACCCGGTACTCGCCCCGGCTGGGGCGGTCCAGACAACCCAGGATGTTCATCAAGGTGGACTTGCCCGAGCCAGAGGCGCCCATGATGGCCACCATCTCGCCGGCCTGGATCCGCAGGCTCACCCCCTTGAGCACGGCGATCACGCCATCGCCTGAAGGAAACTCGCGCCAGACGTCGCGCACCTCCAGCAACGCCGGTGCGCCCTCTGAAATCAAGCTGTGATCTGCCATGTCAGAACATGCCCGGTCGACGGCGCGTGCCCGCGTCACCGCCGTTCATGGCGGCGTCCCCCACCACCACGCGATCGCCCTCGGCCAGCCCTTCGATCACCTGAGCCTGCACCCGGTTGTTCAAGCCCACCTTGACCTGACGGCTGACGATCTTCTGCGCATCGGGCCGCTGCGGATCGCCCTCCAGCACCCGCACCTCGTACGTGCGTGTCTTGCGGTTCAGGCTGCCGAGCGCCGACGATGGCACCAGCAGGGCGTCGTCGGCTTGGGCCAACA
The DNA window shown above is from Aquabacterium sp. A3 and carries:
- a CDS encoding MacB family efflux pump subunit codes for the protein MADHSLISEGAPALLEVRDVWREFPSGDGVIAVLKGVSLRIQAGEMVAIMGASGSGKSTLMNILGCLDRPSRGEYRVAGQLTAEMAPDDLARLRREHFGFIFQRYHLLGSLSAAANAEIPAIYAGLHAVQRRERAAALLGRLGLSDKLGNKPGQLSGGQQQRVSIARALMNGGDVILADEPTGALDSASGAEVMRILQELHAEGHTVILVTHDPKVAQHAQRVIEIADGQVVADRRQDTVDGDAESVALTATARRSGKPAAQVSPWRSRWDRFTEAFAMAWRAMGGHRLRTLLTMLGIIIGIASVVSMVALGEGSRQKVLKDISAMGTNTIDIFPGRNFGDRQAGRIRTLVPADADALASLPYVDSVSPSVSTSVTLRRGNTEATANVTGVGDQFFRVKGYTIAQGQAFDADSVRKQTQEAVIDPNTRKALFGAEEDPVGQVIFLGAVPVRVVAVTAPQEGGFFISDNLNVWVPYTTAMRRLTGQAWLRNITVRVSDSAPPAAAEQGITQVLTQRHGSKDFFTRNSDSIRQTVESTTRTLTLLISSIAVISLIVGGIGVMNIMLVSVTERTQEIGVRMAVGARQSDILTQFLIEAVLVCLIGGVLGIALALAIGVGFATLGSDFKLIYSTGSIVMAFGVSSLIGVVFGFLPARRAAQLDPVAALSRE